A single genomic interval of Helicoverpa armigera isolate CAAS_96S chromosome 22, ASM3070526v1, whole genome shotgun sequence harbors:
- the LOC110370891 gene encoding two pore calcium channel protein 1 isoform X2 — protein MKIADSLVNSVRNVSRSVYRTVNGLIDTRTGTDGAGDSGTLDMGSRSSLHTGLNMSEDEHWEMNYHEAAIYLEEGLNNEKFDSHPSSPEELPAYLRVHNPWYHGLDLLASLVLILLAFTEDPAVPTFELPVWAHGTIELLALTIIGVELHLKLKWIGWGTILKHKRTMIKGITLLIMLLEAVVVLCRQSSHFRVTRALRPIFLVDTRHCGGVRRFIRQILQSLPPIIDMLGLLMFFVATYSLLGYYLFSEHVDNGHFQTISDSFVSMFVLLTTANFPDVMMPSYAKSKWYAVFFILYIITVLYVLMNLMLAVVYETFTRIEREKCRALLLHRRRAARHAFRLLVSRRAPHAVRLRHFAGLMRHYAPHYSGLDVYLMFKQLNQSSSGGLSRAEFANLYEVFALRWAGQQSRAPWYSQSPLEPLGRAAAAAVRWPYFEYLIYALIIGNGVAMVLRVCEAAGDLQDSARLLCASWDTWLFLTLFLLEAALRMMASGLAVYLESGWNVFDLSVTLLALMGAVLLSIAPKLFIVVIFRPLRLMRLYKLKKRYRDVFGTLVLLSPLMSSAGCVMLVMYYFFAIIGMELFAGYDLRNCCVNTTVEDFYKYSLNGSTALGYYYLNNFENIVTSGVTLFELTVVNNWFILMNAYATVAGQFSRIYFMVFYLFTMVVLTIVVASVLEAFRFRIQYKRSTTKRDEEKLLHEEVHTSWEEAQRLGANGDLADELRPNLPPGVEVTFIGSRPRTKEVLQRRMYQTDIQKWLAEEDENEGVPPSTTITSSEDPLAPPLIHQPDSENNHQMRTGYQL, from the exons atgaagATAGCTGATAGTTTAGTAAATAGTGTTCGAAATGTATCGAGAAGTGTGTATAGGACTGTAAACGGCTTAATTG ATACGCGGACTGGCACAGATGGCGCCGGAGACTCAGGTACCCTGGACATGGGCAGCCGGTCCTCACTCCACACCGGCCTCAACATGTCAGAAGACGAGCACTGGGAGATGAACTACCATGAGGCTGCAATTTATCTAGAG GAAGGTTTAAACAATGAAAAGTTCGACTCGCACCCGTCGAGTCCCGAAGAGTTGCCGGCGTACCTGAGAGTCCACAACCCCTGGTATCATGGACTGGACCTATTGGCTTCCTTAGTGCTTATACTCCTAGCTTTTACTGAAGATCCCGCCGTGCCTACGTTTGAG TTACCAGTATGGGCGCACGGCACGATAGAGCTATTAGCGTTGACAATAATTGGGGTGGAACTGCATCTGAAGCTCAAGTGGATCGGCTGGGGGACCATACTCAAACACAAGAGGACTATGATTAAG GGAATAACATTACTAATAATGTTACTGGAAGCAGTGGTGGTGCTATGCCGACAATCCTCCCACTTCCGAGTGACGAGGGCGTTGCGCCCCATCTTTCTGGTGGACACCAGGCACTGCGGCGGAGTCAGGAGGTTCATCAGACAGATACTGCAGTCATTACCACCGATTATTGATATGTTAG GGTTACTCATGTTCTTCGTGGCAACATACTCGCTGCTGGGCTACTATCTGTTCTCGGAGCACGTTGACAACGGACATTTTCAGACAATAAGCGATTCCTTCGTTagcatgtttgttttattgacgACTGCCAA TTTCCCCGACGTCATGATGCCATCTTACGCCAAATCTAAATGGTATGCAGTGTTCTTCATCCTGTACATCATCACAGTCCTCTACGTGCTTATGAATTTG ATGTTAGCCGTGGTTTACGAGACGTTCACCCGCATCGAGCGCGAAAAGTGCCGCGCGCTGCTGCTGcaccgccgccgcgccgcccgccacgCCTTCCGCCTGCTCGTGTCCAGGCGGGCCCCGCATGCCGTCAGGTTGAGGCACTTCGCGGGACTTATGAGGCATTATGCGCCGCATTATA GTGGTCTAGACGTGTACCTGATGTTCAAGCAGCTGAACCAGTCCTCATCGGGAGGTCTATCCCGGGCGGAGTTCGCGAACTTGTACGAGGTGTTCGCGCTGCGCTGGGCGGGGCAGCAGTCGCGGGCGCCGTGGTACTCGCAGTCGCCGCTGGAGCCGCTCGGCAGGGCGGCTGCGGCTGCTGTAAGGTGGCCTTACTTCGAGTATTTGATTT ATGCTCTTATAATTGGTAACGGAGTAGCAATGGTACTCCGAGTGTGTGAGGCGGCGGGAGACCTGCAGGACAGTGCTCGTCTGCTCTGCGCGTCCTGGGACACCTGGTTATTCCTTACAT TGTTCCTCCTAGAAGCAGCCCTGCGCATGATGGCGTCCGGGCTGGCGGTGTACCTGGAGAGCGGGTGGAACGTGTTCGACCTGAGCGTCACGCTGCTGGCGCTGATGGGCGCCGTGCTGCTCAGCATAGCACCCAAGCTGTTCATCGTCGTTATATTTAGACCTTTGAG GTTAATGCGTCTGTACAAACTGAAGAAGCGTTACCGTGACGTGTTCGGCACACTGGTGCTGCTGTCTCCTCTAATGTCCTCGGCCGGCTGCGTCATGCTGGTCATGTACTACTTCTTCGCCATTATCGGCATGGAGCTCTTCGCTGGTTATGATCTTAGGAACTGCTGTGT TAACACGACAGTAGAGGACTTCTACAAGTACTCCCTGAACGGCTCGACGGCACTCGGCTACTATTACctgaacaacttcgagaacatCGTGACGAGCGGCGTGACTCTGTTCGAGCTGACCGTTGTCAACAACTGGTTTATACTGATGAACGCTTACGCCACGGTCGCGGGGCAGTTCAGtaggatttattttatg GTATTCTACCTATTTACGATGGTGGTACTGACCATCGTGGTAGCGAGCGTGTTAGAGGCCTTCAGATTCAGGATACAGTACAAACGCAGCACCACTAAAAGAGACG agGAGAAACTTCTCCACGAAGAGGTGCACACGAGTTGGGAGGAAGCACAGAGGTTGGGAGCCAATGGGGACCTGGCTGATGAGCTCAGGCCCAATCTGCCACCTGGG GTGGAAGTAACATTTATCGGATCTCGTCCGCGTACGAAGGAGGTGCTGCAAAGGAGAATGTACCAGACTGACATACAGAAGTGGCTTGCAGAGGAAGACGAGAATGAAG GAGTACCACCTTCAACAACAATAACATCAAGCGAGGATCCACTCGCCCCTCCCCTCATCCACCAGCCCGACAGCGAGAACAACCACCAGATGCGAACCGGCTACCAATTGTAG
- the LOC110370891 gene encoding two pore calcium channel protein 1 isoform X3, whose protein sequence is MSKTVLNLTDTVYFGIRDQWYKLKSYTRTGTDGAGDSGTLDMGSRSSLHTGLNMSEDEHWEMNYHEAAIYLEEGLNNEKFDSHPSSPEELPAYLRVHNPWYHGLDLLASLVLILLAFTEDPAVPTFELPVWAHGTIELLALTIIGVELHLKLKWIGWGTILKHKRTMIKGITLLIMLLEAVVVLCRQSSHFRVTRALRPIFLVDTRHCGGVRRFIRQILQSLPPIIDMLGLLMFFVATYSLLGYYLFSEHVDNGHFQTISDSFVSMFVLLTTANFPDVMMPSYAKSKWYAVFFILYIITVLYVLMNLMLAVVYETFTRIEREKCRALLLHRRRAARHAFRLLVSRRAPHAVRLRHFAGLMRHYAPHYSGLDVYLMFKQLNQSSSGGLSRAEFANLYEVFALRWAGQQSRAPWYSQSPLEPLGRAAAAAVRWPYFEYLIYALIIGNGVAMVLRVCEAAGDLQDSARLLCASWDTWLFLTLFLLEAALRMMASGLAVYLESGWNVFDLSVTLLALMGAVLLSIAPKLFIVVIFRPLRLMRLYKLKKRYRDVFGTLVLLSPLMSSAGCVMLVMYYFFAIIGMELFAGYDLRNCCVNTTVEDFYKYSLNGSTALGYYYLNNFENIVTSGVTLFELTVVNNWFILMNAYATVAGQFSRIYFMVFYLFTMVVLTIVVASVLEAFRFRIQYKRSTTKRDEEKLLHEEVHTSWEEAQRLGANGDLADELRPNLPPGVEVTFIGSRPRTKEVLQRRMYQTDIQKWLAEEDENEGVPPSTTITSSEDPLAPPLIHQPDSENNHQMRTGYQL, encoded by the exons ATACGCGGACTGGCACAGATGGCGCCGGAGACTCAGGTACCCTGGACATGGGCAGCCGGTCCTCACTCCACACCGGCCTCAACATGTCAGAAGACGAGCACTGGGAGATGAACTACCATGAGGCTGCAATTTATCTAGAG GAAGGTTTAAACAATGAAAAGTTCGACTCGCACCCGTCGAGTCCCGAAGAGTTGCCGGCGTACCTGAGAGTCCACAACCCCTGGTATCATGGACTGGACCTATTGGCTTCCTTAGTGCTTATACTCCTAGCTTTTACTGAAGATCCCGCCGTGCCTACGTTTGAG TTACCAGTATGGGCGCACGGCACGATAGAGCTATTAGCGTTGACAATAATTGGGGTGGAACTGCATCTGAAGCTCAAGTGGATCGGCTGGGGGACCATACTCAAACACAAGAGGACTATGATTAAG GGAATAACATTACTAATAATGTTACTGGAAGCAGTGGTGGTGCTATGCCGACAATCCTCCCACTTCCGAGTGACGAGGGCGTTGCGCCCCATCTTTCTGGTGGACACCAGGCACTGCGGCGGAGTCAGGAGGTTCATCAGACAGATACTGCAGTCATTACCACCGATTATTGATATGTTAG GGTTACTCATGTTCTTCGTGGCAACATACTCGCTGCTGGGCTACTATCTGTTCTCGGAGCACGTTGACAACGGACATTTTCAGACAATAAGCGATTCCTTCGTTagcatgtttgttttattgacgACTGCCAA TTTCCCCGACGTCATGATGCCATCTTACGCCAAATCTAAATGGTATGCAGTGTTCTTCATCCTGTACATCATCACAGTCCTCTACGTGCTTATGAATTTG ATGTTAGCCGTGGTTTACGAGACGTTCACCCGCATCGAGCGCGAAAAGTGCCGCGCGCTGCTGCTGcaccgccgccgcgccgcccgccacgCCTTCCGCCTGCTCGTGTCCAGGCGGGCCCCGCATGCCGTCAGGTTGAGGCACTTCGCGGGACTTATGAGGCATTATGCGCCGCATTATA GTGGTCTAGACGTGTACCTGATGTTCAAGCAGCTGAACCAGTCCTCATCGGGAGGTCTATCCCGGGCGGAGTTCGCGAACTTGTACGAGGTGTTCGCGCTGCGCTGGGCGGGGCAGCAGTCGCGGGCGCCGTGGTACTCGCAGTCGCCGCTGGAGCCGCTCGGCAGGGCGGCTGCGGCTGCTGTAAGGTGGCCTTACTTCGAGTATTTGATTT ATGCTCTTATAATTGGTAACGGAGTAGCAATGGTACTCCGAGTGTGTGAGGCGGCGGGAGACCTGCAGGACAGTGCTCGTCTGCTCTGCGCGTCCTGGGACACCTGGTTATTCCTTACAT TGTTCCTCCTAGAAGCAGCCCTGCGCATGATGGCGTCCGGGCTGGCGGTGTACCTGGAGAGCGGGTGGAACGTGTTCGACCTGAGCGTCACGCTGCTGGCGCTGATGGGCGCCGTGCTGCTCAGCATAGCACCCAAGCTGTTCATCGTCGTTATATTTAGACCTTTGAG GTTAATGCGTCTGTACAAACTGAAGAAGCGTTACCGTGACGTGTTCGGCACACTGGTGCTGCTGTCTCCTCTAATGTCCTCGGCCGGCTGCGTCATGCTGGTCATGTACTACTTCTTCGCCATTATCGGCATGGAGCTCTTCGCTGGTTATGATCTTAGGAACTGCTGTGT TAACACGACAGTAGAGGACTTCTACAAGTACTCCCTGAACGGCTCGACGGCACTCGGCTACTATTACctgaacaacttcgagaacatCGTGACGAGCGGCGTGACTCTGTTCGAGCTGACCGTTGTCAACAACTGGTTTATACTGATGAACGCTTACGCCACGGTCGCGGGGCAGTTCAGtaggatttattttatg GTATTCTACCTATTTACGATGGTGGTACTGACCATCGTGGTAGCGAGCGTGTTAGAGGCCTTCAGATTCAGGATACAGTACAAACGCAGCACCACTAAAAGAGACG agGAGAAACTTCTCCACGAAGAGGTGCACACGAGTTGGGAGGAAGCACAGAGGTTGGGAGCCAATGGGGACCTGGCTGATGAGCTCAGGCCCAATCTGCCACCTGGG GTGGAAGTAACATTTATCGGATCTCGTCCGCGTACGAAGGAGGTGCTGCAAAGGAGAATGTACCAGACTGACATACAGAAGTGGCTTGCAGAGGAAGACGAGAATGAAG GAGTACCACCTTCAACAACAATAACATCAAGCGAGGATCCACTCGCCCCTCCCCTCATCCACCAGCCCGACAGCGAGAACAACCACCAGATGCGAACCGGCTACCAATTGTAG
- the LOC110370891 gene encoding two pore channel protein 1 isoform X1 — MASLRSPSSPSDGYKRFSDDFANTSINNYGSNVTNTRTGTDGAGDSGTLDMGSRSSLHTGLNMSEDEHWEMNYHEAAIYLEEGLNNEKFDSHPSSPEELPAYLRVHNPWYHGLDLLASLVLILLAFTEDPAVPTFELPVWAHGTIELLALTIIGVELHLKLKWIGWGTILKHKRTMIKGITLLIMLLEAVVVLCRQSSHFRVTRALRPIFLVDTRHCGGVRRFIRQILQSLPPIIDMLGLLMFFVATYSLLGYYLFSEHVDNGHFQTISDSFVSMFVLLTTANFPDVMMPSYAKSKWYAVFFILYIITVLYVLMNLMLAVVYETFTRIEREKCRALLLHRRRAARHAFRLLVSRRAPHAVRLRHFAGLMRHYAPHYSGLDVYLMFKQLNQSSSGGLSRAEFANLYEVFALRWAGQQSRAPWYSQSPLEPLGRAAAAAVRWPYFEYLIYALIIGNGVAMVLRVCEAAGDLQDSARLLCASWDTWLFLTLFLLEAALRMMASGLAVYLESGWNVFDLSVTLLALMGAVLLSIAPKLFIVVIFRPLRLMRLYKLKKRYRDVFGTLVLLSPLMSSAGCVMLVMYYFFAIIGMELFAGYDLRNCCVNTTVEDFYKYSLNGSTALGYYYLNNFENIVTSGVTLFELTVVNNWFILMNAYATVAGQFSRIYFMVFYLFTMVVLTIVVASVLEAFRFRIQYKRSTTKRDEEKLLHEEVHTSWEEAQRLGANGDLADELRPNLPPGVEVTFIGSRPRTKEVLQRRMYQTDIQKWLAEEDENEGVPPSTTITSSEDPLAPPLIHQPDSENNHQMRTGYQL; from the exons ATACGCGGACTGGCACAGATGGCGCCGGAGACTCAGGTACCCTGGACATGGGCAGCCGGTCCTCACTCCACACCGGCCTCAACATGTCAGAAGACGAGCACTGGGAGATGAACTACCATGAGGCTGCAATTTATCTAGAG GAAGGTTTAAACAATGAAAAGTTCGACTCGCACCCGTCGAGTCCCGAAGAGTTGCCGGCGTACCTGAGAGTCCACAACCCCTGGTATCATGGACTGGACCTATTGGCTTCCTTAGTGCTTATACTCCTAGCTTTTACTGAAGATCCCGCCGTGCCTACGTTTGAG TTACCAGTATGGGCGCACGGCACGATAGAGCTATTAGCGTTGACAATAATTGGGGTGGAACTGCATCTGAAGCTCAAGTGGATCGGCTGGGGGACCATACTCAAACACAAGAGGACTATGATTAAG GGAATAACATTACTAATAATGTTACTGGAAGCAGTGGTGGTGCTATGCCGACAATCCTCCCACTTCCGAGTGACGAGGGCGTTGCGCCCCATCTTTCTGGTGGACACCAGGCACTGCGGCGGAGTCAGGAGGTTCATCAGACAGATACTGCAGTCATTACCACCGATTATTGATATGTTAG GGTTACTCATGTTCTTCGTGGCAACATACTCGCTGCTGGGCTACTATCTGTTCTCGGAGCACGTTGACAACGGACATTTTCAGACAATAAGCGATTCCTTCGTTagcatgtttgttttattgacgACTGCCAA TTTCCCCGACGTCATGATGCCATCTTACGCCAAATCTAAATGGTATGCAGTGTTCTTCATCCTGTACATCATCACAGTCCTCTACGTGCTTATGAATTTG ATGTTAGCCGTGGTTTACGAGACGTTCACCCGCATCGAGCGCGAAAAGTGCCGCGCGCTGCTGCTGcaccgccgccgcgccgcccgccacgCCTTCCGCCTGCTCGTGTCCAGGCGGGCCCCGCATGCCGTCAGGTTGAGGCACTTCGCGGGACTTATGAGGCATTATGCGCCGCATTATA GTGGTCTAGACGTGTACCTGATGTTCAAGCAGCTGAACCAGTCCTCATCGGGAGGTCTATCCCGGGCGGAGTTCGCGAACTTGTACGAGGTGTTCGCGCTGCGCTGGGCGGGGCAGCAGTCGCGGGCGCCGTGGTACTCGCAGTCGCCGCTGGAGCCGCTCGGCAGGGCGGCTGCGGCTGCTGTAAGGTGGCCTTACTTCGAGTATTTGATTT ATGCTCTTATAATTGGTAACGGAGTAGCAATGGTACTCCGAGTGTGTGAGGCGGCGGGAGACCTGCAGGACAGTGCTCGTCTGCTCTGCGCGTCCTGGGACACCTGGTTATTCCTTACAT TGTTCCTCCTAGAAGCAGCCCTGCGCATGATGGCGTCCGGGCTGGCGGTGTACCTGGAGAGCGGGTGGAACGTGTTCGACCTGAGCGTCACGCTGCTGGCGCTGATGGGCGCCGTGCTGCTCAGCATAGCACCCAAGCTGTTCATCGTCGTTATATTTAGACCTTTGAG GTTAATGCGTCTGTACAAACTGAAGAAGCGTTACCGTGACGTGTTCGGCACACTGGTGCTGCTGTCTCCTCTAATGTCCTCGGCCGGCTGCGTCATGCTGGTCATGTACTACTTCTTCGCCATTATCGGCATGGAGCTCTTCGCTGGTTATGATCTTAGGAACTGCTGTGT TAACACGACAGTAGAGGACTTCTACAAGTACTCCCTGAACGGCTCGACGGCACTCGGCTACTATTACctgaacaacttcgagaacatCGTGACGAGCGGCGTGACTCTGTTCGAGCTGACCGTTGTCAACAACTGGTTTATACTGATGAACGCTTACGCCACGGTCGCGGGGCAGTTCAGtaggatttattttatg GTATTCTACCTATTTACGATGGTGGTACTGACCATCGTGGTAGCGAGCGTGTTAGAGGCCTTCAGATTCAGGATACAGTACAAACGCAGCACCACTAAAAGAGACG agGAGAAACTTCTCCACGAAGAGGTGCACACGAGTTGGGAGGAAGCACAGAGGTTGGGAGCCAATGGGGACCTGGCTGATGAGCTCAGGCCCAATCTGCCACCTGGG GTGGAAGTAACATTTATCGGATCTCGTCCGCGTACGAAGGAGGTGCTGCAAAGGAGAATGTACCAGACTGACATACAGAAGTGGCTTGCAGAGGAAGACGAGAATGAAG GAGTACCACCTTCAACAACAATAACATCAAGCGAGGATCCACTCGCCCCTCCCCTCATCCACCAGCCCGACAGCGAGAACAACCACCAGATGCGAACCGGCTACCAATTGTAG
- the LOC110370891 gene encoding two pore calcium channel protein 1 isoform X4, which yields MDKQIDTDTRTGTDGAGDSGTLDMGSRSSLHTGLNMSEDEHWEMNYHEAAIYLEEGLNNEKFDSHPSSPEELPAYLRVHNPWYHGLDLLASLVLILLAFTEDPAVPTFELPVWAHGTIELLALTIIGVELHLKLKWIGWGTILKHKRTMIKGITLLIMLLEAVVVLCRQSSHFRVTRALRPIFLVDTRHCGGVRRFIRQILQSLPPIIDMLGLLMFFVATYSLLGYYLFSEHVDNGHFQTISDSFVSMFVLLTTANFPDVMMPSYAKSKWYAVFFILYIITVLYVLMNLMLAVVYETFTRIEREKCRALLLHRRRAARHAFRLLVSRRAPHAVRLRHFAGLMRHYAPHYSGLDVYLMFKQLNQSSSGGLSRAEFANLYEVFALRWAGQQSRAPWYSQSPLEPLGRAAAAAVRWPYFEYLIYALIIGNGVAMVLRVCEAAGDLQDSARLLCASWDTWLFLTLFLLEAALRMMASGLAVYLESGWNVFDLSVTLLALMGAVLLSIAPKLFIVVIFRPLRLMRLYKLKKRYRDVFGTLVLLSPLMSSAGCVMLVMYYFFAIIGMELFAGYDLRNCCVNTTVEDFYKYSLNGSTALGYYYLNNFENIVTSGVTLFELTVVNNWFILMNAYATVAGQFSRIYFMVFYLFTMVVLTIVVASVLEAFRFRIQYKRSTTKRDEEKLLHEEVHTSWEEAQRLGANGDLADELRPNLPPGVEVTFIGSRPRTKEVLQRRMYQTDIQKWLAEEDENEGVPPSTTITSSEDPLAPPLIHQPDSENNHQMRTGYQL from the exons ATGGATAAACAAATCGACACAG ATACGCGGACTGGCACAGATGGCGCCGGAGACTCAGGTACCCTGGACATGGGCAGCCGGTCCTCACTCCACACCGGCCTCAACATGTCAGAAGACGAGCACTGGGAGATGAACTACCATGAGGCTGCAATTTATCTAGAG GAAGGTTTAAACAATGAAAAGTTCGACTCGCACCCGTCGAGTCCCGAAGAGTTGCCGGCGTACCTGAGAGTCCACAACCCCTGGTATCATGGACTGGACCTATTGGCTTCCTTAGTGCTTATACTCCTAGCTTTTACTGAAGATCCCGCCGTGCCTACGTTTGAG TTACCAGTATGGGCGCACGGCACGATAGAGCTATTAGCGTTGACAATAATTGGGGTGGAACTGCATCTGAAGCTCAAGTGGATCGGCTGGGGGACCATACTCAAACACAAGAGGACTATGATTAAG GGAATAACATTACTAATAATGTTACTGGAAGCAGTGGTGGTGCTATGCCGACAATCCTCCCACTTCCGAGTGACGAGGGCGTTGCGCCCCATCTTTCTGGTGGACACCAGGCACTGCGGCGGAGTCAGGAGGTTCATCAGACAGATACTGCAGTCATTACCACCGATTATTGATATGTTAG GGTTACTCATGTTCTTCGTGGCAACATACTCGCTGCTGGGCTACTATCTGTTCTCGGAGCACGTTGACAACGGACATTTTCAGACAATAAGCGATTCCTTCGTTagcatgtttgttttattgacgACTGCCAA TTTCCCCGACGTCATGATGCCATCTTACGCCAAATCTAAATGGTATGCAGTGTTCTTCATCCTGTACATCATCACAGTCCTCTACGTGCTTATGAATTTG ATGTTAGCCGTGGTTTACGAGACGTTCACCCGCATCGAGCGCGAAAAGTGCCGCGCGCTGCTGCTGcaccgccgccgcgccgcccgccacgCCTTCCGCCTGCTCGTGTCCAGGCGGGCCCCGCATGCCGTCAGGTTGAGGCACTTCGCGGGACTTATGAGGCATTATGCGCCGCATTATA GTGGTCTAGACGTGTACCTGATGTTCAAGCAGCTGAACCAGTCCTCATCGGGAGGTCTATCCCGGGCGGAGTTCGCGAACTTGTACGAGGTGTTCGCGCTGCGCTGGGCGGGGCAGCAGTCGCGGGCGCCGTGGTACTCGCAGTCGCCGCTGGAGCCGCTCGGCAGGGCGGCTGCGGCTGCTGTAAGGTGGCCTTACTTCGAGTATTTGATTT ATGCTCTTATAATTGGTAACGGAGTAGCAATGGTACTCCGAGTGTGTGAGGCGGCGGGAGACCTGCAGGACAGTGCTCGTCTGCTCTGCGCGTCCTGGGACACCTGGTTATTCCTTACAT TGTTCCTCCTAGAAGCAGCCCTGCGCATGATGGCGTCCGGGCTGGCGGTGTACCTGGAGAGCGGGTGGAACGTGTTCGACCTGAGCGTCACGCTGCTGGCGCTGATGGGCGCCGTGCTGCTCAGCATAGCACCCAAGCTGTTCATCGTCGTTATATTTAGACCTTTGAG GTTAATGCGTCTGTACAAACTGAAGAAGCGTTACCGTGACGTGTTCGGCACACTGGTGCTGCTGTCTCCTCTAATGTCCTCGGCCGGCTGCGTCATGCTGGTCATGTACTACTTCTTCGCCATTATCGGCATGGAGCTCTTCGCTGGTTATGATCTTAGGAACTGCTGTGT TAACACGACAGTAGAGGACTTCTACAAGTACTCCCTGAACGGCTCGACGGCACTCGGCTACTATTACctgaacaacttcgagaacatCGTGACGAGCGGCGTGACTCTGTTCGAGCTGACCGTTGTCAACAACTGGTTTATACTGATGAACGCTTACGCCACGGTCGCGGGGCAGTTCAGtaggatttattttatg GTATTCTACCTATTTACGATGGTGGTACTGACCATCGTGGTAGCGAGCGTGTTAGAGGCCTTCAGATTCAGGATACAGTACAAACGCAGCACCACTAAAAGAGACG agGAGAAACTTCTCCACGAAGAGGTGCACACGAGTTGGGAGGAAGCACAGAGGTTGGGAGCCAATGGGGACCTGGCTGATGAGCTCAGGCCCAATCTGCCACCTGGG GTGGAAGTAACATTTATCGGATCTCGTCCGCGTACGAAGGAGGTGCTGCAAAGGAGAATGTACCAGACTGACATACAGAAGTGGCTTGCAGAGGAAGACGAGAATGAAG GAGTACCACCTTCAACAACAATAACATCAAGCGAGGATCCACTCGCCCCTCCCCTCATCCACCAGCCCGACAGCGAGAACAACCACCAGATGCGAACCGGCTACCAATTGTAG